A portion of the Pseudomonas sp. GR 6-02 genome contains these proteins:
- the fliS gene encoding flagellar export chaperone FliS produces MNPMLALRQYQKIGAQAQTSEASPHRLVQMLMEGGLDRIAQAKGAMERKDVASKGVLIGKAIGIIGGLREGLDLEKQAESVGELDNLYAYMMKRLAEANLKTDPKILDEVADLLRTVKDGWDAIGAPAPQF; encoded by the coding sequence ATGAACCCGATGTTAGCCCTTCGGCAGTACCAGAAGATTGGCGCGCAAGCCCAGACTTCCGAGGCCAGCCCTCATCGTCTGGTGCAAATGCTTATGGAAGGCGGTCTGGATCGCATCGCTCAGGCTAAAGGCGCCATGGAGCGCAAGGATGTCGCCAGCAAGGGTGTTCTAATCGGCAAGGCCATCGGCATTATCGGTGGTTTGCGAGAGGGATTGGACCTGGAGAAGCAGGCGGAGTCCGTTGGTGAGTTGGACAATCTCTATGCTTACATGATGAAACGCCTGGCAGAAGCCAACCTCAAGACCGATCCGAAAATCCTCGACGAAGTTGCCGATTTGCTTCGCACGGTGAAAGACGGTTGGGATGCTATTGGCGCACCTGCTCCCCAGTTTTAA
- the fliD gene encoding flagellar filament capping protein FliD produces the protein MASPILPGTGLGSGINTGDIVKALVNADKAAKQNQIDRQTTTNTAQISGIGTLKSVLANFQAAIKKLQDTQAPQFLGYNATSADAKVLTAVASNTAVNGSYVVKVSNLATSSKVATAAFAGGASSAIASGTLNITQNGVSSSVTIPAGATLQSVRDAINTQQGANGFSANIVTDSFGSRLVMGSTATGAGSDITLSGIAGLEINAGQQMGATPTATSAGAIGDFAKDANFTVDGLALTSKSNKVDSAVSGLTLNLVAGGDVTTTVTVGPNSDGLKKSIQAFVDAYNQVVTSVNTLTKPSLDADGKLTVAAALTGDPLARGIMASIRSPLVTTGAGDKLTVLSQLGITTNQKTGALDFDSAKFTNAMDTQKLGGEVQKLFLGDPTATGDAAKGLLTRMNDAITPYTITGSEGILDTRSSNLSKAKSNLANQQAALDRRVETLTAVLTKKYNDMDTLVGKLKATASNITSMFDAMNAQKNAS, from the coding sequence ATGGCAAGTCCAATTCTACCGGGCACGGGCTTAGGTTCCGGTATTAATACCGGTGATATCGTCAAGGCTCTGGTCAACGCCGACAAGGCGGCCAAGCAGAATCAGATCGATCGTCAGACGACCACCAACACTGCGCAGATTTCCGGTATTGGTACTCTCAAAAGTGTCCTGGCGAACTTCCAGGCTGCGATCAAGAAGCTGCAAGATACGCAGGCTCCGCAATTCCTCGGCTACAACGCCACGTCCGCTGACGCGAAAGTATTGACCGCTGTGGCCAGCAACACCGCCGTCAACGGGTCTTATGTGGTCAAGGTCTCTAACCTTGCGACCTCGTCCAAAGTGGCCACCGCAGCCTTTGCCGGCGGCGCCAGCAGTGCCATTGCGAGCGGCACGCTCAATATCACGCAAAACGGCGTATCCAGTTCTGTCACCATTCCGGCGGGCGCGACGTTGCAGTCGGTTCGCGATGCGATCAACACCCAGCAGGGCGCGAATGGCTTCAGTGCCAACATCGTAACTGACTCGTTTGGCTCGCGTCTGGTTATGGGGTCTACGGCGACCGGTGCCGGTTCCGATATCACCCTCAGCGGTATTGCGGGTCTGGAAATCAATGCCGGCCAGCAAATGGGCGCAACACCGACAGCGACTTCGGCTGGTGCTATCGGCGATTTCGCGAAGGACGCCAATTTCACCGTGGACGGGCTCGCGCTGACCAGCAAAAGCAACAAGGTTGACTCGGCTGTTTCTGGCTTGACCCTCAATCTGGTCGCCGGTGGTGATGTAACCACGACGGTGACGGTCGGTCCGAACAGTGATGGTCTGAAAAAGTCCATTCAAGCTTTCGTCGACGCTTATAACCAGGTTGTGACCAGTGTAAATACGTTGACCAAGCCATCCCTGGATGCAGACGGCAAGCTGACCGTTGCTGCTGCACTGACCGGTGACCCATTGGCGCGCGGTATCATGGCATCGATTCGTTCACCGTTGGTGACTACCGGTGCTGGCGACAAGCTCACTGTTCTGTCGCAATTGGGTATCACCACCAATCAGAAAACCGGTGCGCTGGATTTCGATAGCGCCAAGTTCACCAATGCGATGGACACCCAGAAGCTCGGTGGTGAGGTTCAGAAGCTGTTCCTGGGCGATCCGACGGCGACTGGCGATGCCGCCAAGGGGCTGCTCACGCGCATGAACGATGCCATCACCCCTTACACGATCACTGGCAGTGAGGGGATCCTCGACACCCGTTCGAGCAACCTGTCCAAGGCCAAGAGCAATCTGGCCAACCAGCAGGCAGCCCTGGATCGTCGGGTCGAGACGCTGACGGCGGTGCTGACCAAAAAGTACAACGACATGGATACCCTTGTCGGCAAGCTGAAGGCAACGGCGAGCAATATCACTTCGATGTTCGACGCGATGAATGCGCAGAAAAACGCTTCATAG
- the pseI gene encoding pseudaminic acid synthase codes for MTSFKIGNRSIGADAPPFIIAEMSGNHNQSLDMAIKIVEAAAKAGAHALKLQTYTAETMTLDLSEGEFFIKDPNSLWAGSSLYALYEKAHTPWEWHAPIFARAKELGMLAFSTPFDDTAVDFLESLDVPAYKIASFENTDLPLIRRVAATGKPLIISTGMASIAELDETVRAAREAGCKDLVLLKCTSTYPATPANSNVRTIPHLRELFGCEVGLSDHSMGVGVSVAAVALGATVVEKHFTLDRAAGGVDASFSLEPAELASLVVETERAWQAMGQVHYGVTDAERKSLVYRRSLYVTQDMIAGEPFTAANLRAIRPGLGLAPKHAETLLGRRARQAIKRGTPLDWSLVE; via the coding sequence ATGACCAGTTTCAAGATCGGTAATCGCTCGATCGGTGCCGATGCGCCGCCGTTCATCATTGCCGAGATGAGCGGCAACCATAACCAGTCGCTGGACATGGCGATAAAAATCGTCGAAGCCGCGGCCAAGGCCGGCGCCCATGCCTTGAAGCTGCAAACCTACACCGCCGAGACCATGACCCTGGACTTGTCCGAAGGCGAGTTCTTCATCAAGGACCCCAACAGCTTGTGGGCCGGTTCTTCGCTGTATGCGCTGTACGAAAAGGCCCACACGCCGTGGGAATGGCACGCGCCGATTTTCGCCCGGGCCAAAGAGCTGGGCATGCTGGCGTTTTCCACACCGTTCGATGACACCGCGGTGGACTTCCTCGAAAGCCTCGATGTGCCGGCCTACAAGATCGCCAGCTTCGAGAACACTGATCTGCCGTTGATTCGTCGGGTTGCGGCCACCGGCAAGCCGCTGATCATTTCCACCGGCATGGCCAGCATCGCCGAGCTCGATGAAACCGTGCGTGCCGCCCGTGAGGCCGGTTGCAAGGATCTGGTGTTGCTCAAGTGCACCAGCACTTACCCGGCGACGCCCGCCAACAGCAACGTGCGCACGATTCCTCATCTGCGTGAGTTGTTTGGCTGTGAAGTCGGTTTGTCCGACCATTCGATGGGTGTCGGGGTGTCTGTCGCCGCCGTAGCGCTGGGGGCGACGGTGGTGGAAAAACACTTCACCCTCGACCGTGCCGCCGGAGGCGTGGATGCCAGTTTCTCGCTGGAACCGGCCGAACTCGCCAGCCTGGTGGTCGAAACCGAGCGCGCCTGGCAGGCCATGGGCCAGGTGCATTACGGCGTGACTGACGCCGAGCGCAAGTCCCTGGTGTACCGCCGGTCGCTGTATGTCACCCAGGACATGATCGCCGGAGAGCCATTTACCGCCGCCAATCTGCGGGCCATCCGTCCGGGCCTGGGGCTGGCCCCGAAACACGCTGAAACCCTTCTGGGCCGCCGTGCCCGCCAGGCCATCAAGCGCGGAACGCCGCTGGACTGGTCGCTGGTCGAATAA
- a CDS encoding motility associated factor glycosyltransferase family protein, producing the protein MSEFFQPNAELIRRRWPAVAERLLSEDPGPLQADLVEGLGSTLSINGIQLTSRHDRTREAQLQAASLPVDSPVLHVYGTGLGDLQLELLQRSGLIQLHVHILNGAVFALVLQLLDQQPWLSDSRVELHYAGDLAEICLPFFALPSELVLADDFNAKIRDRLISETHLTFNNREFDPDNPEIATRLLESVEQIRVDSDAAQLFAAHAGQPMFVIATGPSLEQHFVTLRSIRGQTPRPLFVCVDTAYRPLIENGIKPDVVITIDQRISLRHLPPEDSANITLVYMPLVVPAVLQAWQGKRYVAYSASPVFRDLREQLPRAGLFAGGSVIHPAVDLAVKMGASQITLFGADFAFPNNKTHAGWDDGDLGPQLVAARHWVLDGHGQRVKTQLNFRSYLCELERYIAAHPHVVFYNSSRAGAMIAGTTFHPEFSR; encoded by the coding sequence ATGAGCGAGTTTTTTCAACCCAACGCCGAACTCATTCGGCGTCGCTGGCCGGCCGTGGCTGAGCGTCTGCTGTCTGAAGATCCGGGCCCGTTGCAGGCCGATCTGGTGGAAGGGCTCGGCTCGACCCTGAGCATCAACGGCATTCAGTTGACCAGTCGCCATGACCGTACCCGCGAAGCGCAGCTTCAGGCCGCAAGCCTGCCGGTCGACAGTCCGGTCTTGCACGTTTACGGCACAGGCCTGGGTGATCTGCAACTGGAGCTGCTGCAGCGTTCGGGACTGATTCAGTTACACGTACATATCCTTAACGGCGCAGTGTTTGCGCTGGTGTTGCAATTGCTCGATCAGCAGCCGTGGCTCAGTGATTCGCGGGTCGAGCTGCACTACGCCGGTGATTTGGCTGAAATTTGTTTGCCGTTCTTTGCCCTGCCTTCGGAGCTGGTGCTGGCCGATGACTTTAACGCGAAGATCCGCGACCGCTTGATCAGCGAAACCCATCTGACGTTCAACAACCGTGAGTTCGATCCGGACAATCCGGAAATAGCGACGCGCCTGCTGGAAAGTGTTGAACAGATCCGCGTCGATAGCGACGCCGCACAATTGTTCGCAGCACACGCTGGCCAGCCGATGTTCGTCATCGCCACCGGGCCGAGCCTGGAACAGCACTTCGTGACCTTGCGATCCATTCGCGGCCAGACCCCGCGACCACTGTTCGTTTGTGTCGATACCGCTTACCGGCCGCTGATCGAGAACGGCATCAAGCCGGATGTGGTCATCACGATCGATCAGCGTATCTCGCTGCGCCACCTGCCGCCCGAGGACAGCGCAAACATCACGCTGGTCTACATGCCGCTGGTGGTTCCTGCCGTCTTGCAGGCCTGGCAAGGCAAACGCTATGTCGCCTACTCGGCAAGCCCGGTTTTTCGGGATTTGCGCGAGCAGCTCCCACGGGCAGGGCTGTTTGCAGGCGGCAGCGTGATTCATCCGGCGGTGGACCTGGCGGTGAAAATGGGCGCCAGTCAGATCACGCTGTTCGGGGCTGACTTCGCGTTCCCCAACAACAAGACCCATGCTGGCTGGGATGACGGCGACCTTGGCCCGCAATTGGTCGCGGCTCGCCATTGGGTGTTGGATGGGCATGGGCAGCGGGTCAAGACCCAGCTCAATTTCCGCAGCTACCTGTGTGAGCTGGAGCGCTATATAGCTGCGCATCCACACGTCGTCTTCTACAACAGCAGTCGAGCCGGGGCCATGATTGCCGGTACGACATTTCATCCGGAGTTCAGTCGATGA
- a CDS encoding sigma-54-dependent transcriptional regulator — MAIKVLLVEDDRALREALADTLVLAGHAYKAVGSAEEALAAVGAEAFSLVVSDVNMPGMDGHQLLGFLRARQPQLPVLLMTAHGAVERAVDAMRQGAADYLVKPFEPKALLDLVARHALGNLGATESEGPVAFEPASAQLLELAARVARSDSTVLISGESGTGKEVLARYIHQHSHRASQPFIAINCAAIPDNMLEATLFGHEKGSFTGAIAAQAGKFEQADGGTILLDEISEMPLGLQAKLLRVLQEREVERVGARKPITLDIRVVATTNRDLAGEVAAGRFREDLYYRLSVFPLAWRPLRERTADILPLAERLLAKHVNKMKHAAAKLSPEAQACLIGYPWPGNVRELDNAIQRALILQQGGLIQPQDFCLAGPVACAPLPALAPAPARAVEVEAESAGALGDDLRRREFQMIIDTLRAERGRRKEAAERLGISPRTLRYKLAQMRDAGMDVEAYLFAT, encoded by the coding sequence ATGGCCATCAAGGTTTTACTGGTCGAGGACGATCGCGCGCTACGGGAAGCACTGGCCGATACGCTGGTGCTTGCCGGACACGCTTACAAGGCGGTCGGTTCGGCGGAGGAGGCGCTGGCTGCGGTTGGCGCCGAGGCATTTAGCCTGGTGGTCAGTGACGTCAACATGCCGGGCATGGACGGTCATCAGCTGCTTGGATTTCTGCGGGCTCGTCAGCCGCAACTGCCGGTGTTGTTGATGACCGCTCACGGTGCGGTCGAACGTGCGGTCGACGCCATGCGTCAAGGCGCGGCGGATTACCTGGTCAAGCCGTTCGAGCCCAAAGCCTTGCTCGACCTGGTGGCGCGTCACGCCTTGGGCAATCTCGGCGCGACCGAGAGCGAGGGGCCTGTGGCGTTCGAGCCGGCCAGTGCGCAATTGCTGGAATTGGCCGCGCGCGTGGCGCGCAGTGATTCCACGGTGTTGATCTCCGGTGAGTCCGGGACCGGCAAGGAAGTGCTGGCGCGTTACATCCATCAGCACTCCCATCGCGCCAGTCAGCCATTCATTGCGATCAACTGCGCAGCGATTCCGGACAACATGCTTGAAGCCACTTTGTTCGGTCACGAAAAAGGTTCGTTCACCGGCGCCATCGCGGCGCAGGCCGGCAAGTTCGAGCAGGCCGATGGCGGGACGATCCTGCTCGATGAAATTTCTGAAATGCCTCTCGGCCTGCAGGCCAAGTTACTGCGCGTATTGCAGGAGCGTGAAGTCGAGCGAGTCGGCGCACGCAAGCCGATCACGCTGGATATTCGAGTGGTCGCTACCACTAACCGTGACCTGGCCGGTGAAGTGGCGGCGGGGCGTTTTCGCGAAGATCTTTACTATCGCCTGTCGGTGTTCCCGTTGGCCTGGCGTCCGCTGCGTGAGCGCACCGCCGACATCCTGCCGCTGGCCGAGCGCCTGCTGGCCAAACACGTCAATAAAATGAAGCATGCCGCGGCAAAGCTTTCGCCCGAGGCGCAGGCCTGCCTGATCGGCTATCCGTGGCCGGGCAACGTGCGTGAACTGGATAACGCGATCCAGCGGGCCTTGATTCTGCAGCAGGGCGGTTTGATCCAGCCGCAGGATTTTTGTCTGGCCGGGCCCGTGGCGTGTGCGCCATTGCCAGCATTGGCGCCGGCGCCTGCACGAGCAGTGGAAGTCGAAGCCGAATCGGCGGGCGCCCTCGGCGATGACCTGCGGCGCCGTGAGTTCCAAATGATCATCGACACCTTGCGCGCCGAGCGTGGCCGCCGCAAAGAAGCCGCCGAGCGATTGGGCATCAGCCCGCGCACCTTGCGCTACAAGCTGGCGCAGATGCGCGATGCCGGAATGGATGTGGAAGCGTATTTGTTCGCCACGTAA
- a CDS encoding ketoacyl-ACP synthase III: MIGIKSIASYVPVAGVDNYAQGAKFEKDEEFILGKIGSAFLPRKDAGQETSDLCVEAVNALFANNPELKREAIDVLIVVTQNGDEEGLPHTAAIVQDKLGLPTTVAAFDISLGCSGYVYGIYAIKGFMEAAGLKNGLLVTADPYSKIVDPEDRNTTMLFGDAATATWMGEDAPWQLGKAKFGTDGSGAPHLKVTDGVFFMNGRQVFNFALLKVPAHLHELLGDSGLTADDIDAFCIHQGSAAIVDAVARRFEGEPEKFLKDMVETGNTVSSSIPLLLEKHVLDSKWKRVALSGFGVGLSWGSAIIYRP; the protein is encoded by the coding sequence ATGATTGGCATAAAGAGCATTGCGAGCTACGTTCCTGTAGCCGGCGTGGACAATTACGCACAAGGTGCAAAATTCGAGAAGGATGAAGAGTTCATCCTGGGCAAGATCGGTTCGGCCTTCCTGCCGCGCAAAGACGCCGGGCAAGAAACTTCGGACCTGTGTGTCGAAGCAGTCAACGCGCTGTTCGCCAACAACCCTGAATTGAAGCGTGAAGCCATCGACGTGCTGATCGTCGTGACCCAGAACGGCGACGAAGAAGGCCTGCCGCACACCGCCGCCATCGTTCAGGACAAGCTGGGCCTGCCGACGACCGTGGCCGCGTTCGATATCTCCCTGGGCTGCTCCGGTTACGTCTACGGCATCTACGCCATCAAGGGCTTTATGGAAGCCGCAGGCCTGAAGAATGGCTTGCTGGTGACCGCCGATCCGTATTCGAAGATCGTCGACCCGGAAGACCGCAACACCACCATGTTGTTCGGCGATGCCGCCACCGCCACCTGGATGGGCGAAGACGCTCCATGGCAGTTGGGCAAGGCCAAGTTCGGCACCGACGGTTCCGGTGCGCCGCACCTGAAGGTCACCGACGGGGTGTTCTTCATGAATGGCCGTCAGGTCTTCAACTTCGCGCTGCTCAAAGTCCCTGCGCATTTGCACGAGCTGCTGGGCGACTCGGGTCTGACGGCCGACGATATCGATGCCTTCTGCATTCACCAGGGCAGTGCGGCGATTGTCGATGCCGTGGCACGACGTTTCGAGGGCGAGCCCGAGAAGTTCCTCAAGGACATGGTCGAGACCGGTAACACCGTGTCGTCGAGCATTCCATTGCTGCTGGAAAAACACGTGCTCGATTCCAAGTGGAAGCGTGTGGCGCTCAGTGGTTTCGGTGTTGGTCTGTCTTGGGGATCGGCGATCATCTATCGTCCTTGA
- a CDS encoding flagellin domain-containing protein: MALTVNTNTTSLSVQKNLNRASDALSTSMTRLSSGLKINSAKDDAAGLQIATRMTSQIRGQTMAIKNANDGVSIAQTAEGALQESTNILQRMREIAVQSRNDSNGTADRTALDKEYQQSVAELTRIAQSTNLNGKALIDGTAGAMQFQVGSNTTSDNQITLTLSTSFDASALGMTGTVISGTSNALNHTNVDNSISAIDAALANINATRADLGAAQNRFSTTISNLQNINENASAALSRVQDTDFAAETAQLTKQQTLQQASTAVLAQANQLPSAVLKLLQ; this comes from the coding sequence ATGGCTTTAACAGTAAACACTAACACTACTTCCCTGAGTGTTCAGAAGAACCTGAACCGTGCGTCCGACGCACTGTCGACTTCGATGACCCGCCTGTCCTCCGGCCTGAAAATCAACAGCGCCAAAGACGACGCCGCCGGCCTGCAGATCGCTACCCGTATGACTTCGCAGATCCGTGGCCAGACCATGGCTATCAAAAACGCCAACGACGGTGTTTCGATCGCTCAGACCGCTGAAGGCGCTCTGCAAGAGTCGACCAACATTCTGCAGCGTATGCGTGAAATCGCGGTGCAGTCGCGAAACGACTCCAACGGTACTGCTGACCGTACCGCTCTGGACAAAGAATACCAACAGTCGGTCGCTGAACTGACCCGTATCGCTCAGTCGACCAACCTGAACGGTAAGGCGCTGATCGACGGTACTGCAGGTGCGATGCAGTTCCAGGTAGGTTCGAACACCACTTCCGACAACCAGATCACTCTGACCCTGTCGACCAGCTTCGACGCCAGCGCCCTGGGCATGACCGGTACTGTTATTTCCGGTACTTCCAATGCCCTTAACCACACCAACGTTGATAACTCTATCTCGGCTATCGACGCTGCTCTGGCAAACATCAACGCCACTCGCGCTGACCTGGGTGCTGCTCAAAACCGTTTCTCGACCACCATCTCCAACCTGCAGAACATCAACGAAAACGCCAGTGCTGCACTGAGCCGCGTACAAGATACCGACTTCGCTGCTGAAACTGCACAGCTGACCAAGCAACAAACTCTGCAACAAGCTTCCACCGCAGTTCTGGCTCAGGCCAACCAACTGCCATCCGCTGTACTGAAACTGCTTCAGTAA
- a CDS encoding sigma-54 dependent transcriptional regulator has product MWRETKILLIDDDSVRRRDLAVILNFLGEENLPCGSHDWQQAVGSLSSSREVICVLIGTVNAPGALLGLLKTLSTWDEFLPVLLMGDNSSIDLPEDQRRRVLSTLEMPPSYSKLLDSLHRAQVYREMYDQARERGRHREPNLFRSLVGTSRAIQHVRQMMQQVADTDASVLILGESGTGKEVVARNLHYHSKRREAPFVPVNCGAIPAELLESELFGHEKGAFTGAITSRAGRFELANGGTLFLDEIGDMPLPMQVKLLRVLQERTFERVGSNKTQSVDVRIIAATHKNLESMIEIGTFREDLYYRLNVFPIEMAPLRERVEDIPLLMNELISRMEHEKRGSIRFNSAAIMSLCRHGWPGNVRELANLVERMAIMHPYGVIGVVELPKKFRYVDDEDEQLVDSLRSDLEERVAINGHTPDFTANALLPPEGLDLKDYLGGLEQGLIQQALDDANGIVARAAERLRIRRTTLVEKMRKYGMSRRDGDEQADD; this is encoded by the coding sequence ATGTGGCGTGAAACCAAAATTCTGCTGATTGATGACGATAGCGTCCGCCGCCGCGATTTGGCGGTGATTTTAAATTTTCTCGGCGAAGAAAATTTACCCTGTGGCAGCCATGACTGGCAGCAGGCGGTCGGCTCTCTGTCATCAAGTCGTGAAGTAATCTGTGTCCTCATCGGGACGGTAAATGCTCCTGGTGCACTTTTGGGCCTGTTAAAGACACTCTCAACCTGGGATGAGTTCCTTCCAGTTTTGTTAATGGGCGATAATTCTTCCATTGACTTGCCGGAAGACCAGCGTCGCCGAGTGCTTTCGACGCTCGAAATGCCGCCCAGCTACAGCAAACTGCTCGATTCGTTGCACCGTGCCCAGGTCTATCGCGAGATGTATGACCAGGCCCGTGAGCGCGGTCGTCACCGTGAACCGAATCTTTTCCGCAGCCTTGTCGGCACCAGCCGGGCGATTCAACACGTCCGTCAGATGATGCAGCAAGTCGCCGACACCGACGCCAGCGTGCTGATCCTCGGTGAGTCCGGCACTGGCAAGGAAGTGGTCGCGCGCAATCTGCACTACCACTCCAAGCGTCGTGAAGCGCCGTTCGTTCCGGTCAACTGCGGGGCGATTCCGGCCGAGTTGCTGGAAAGCGAATTGTTCGGTCACGAGAAGGGTGCCTTCACCGGGGCGATCACCAGCCGTGCCGGGCGTTTCGAGCTGGCCAACGGCGGTACGCTGTTCCTCGACGAAATTGGCGACATGCCGTTGCCGATGCAGGTCAAGCTGTTGCGCGTCTTGCAGGAGCGCACGTTCGAGCGCGTGGGCAGCAACAAGACCCAAAGCGTCGATGTGCGGATCATCGCGGCAACCCACAAGAATCTCGAAAGCATGATCGAGATCGGCACGTTCCGCGAAGACCTCTACTATCGCCTGAACGTGTTCCCGATCGAGATGGCGCCACTGCGTGAGCGCGTCGAAGACATCCCGTTGCTGATGAACGAGTTGATCTCGCGCATGGAGCACGAGAAGCGCGGGTCGATCCGGTTCAACTCGGCGGCGATCATGTCGCTGTGCCGTCACGGCTGGCCGGGCAACGTTCGCGAGCTGGCCAACCTGGTGGAGCGCATGGCGATCATGCACCCGTACGGGGTGATCGGCGTGGTCGAGTTGCCGAAGAAATTCCGCTACGTCGATGACGAAGACGAGCAGTTGGTCGACAGCCTGCGCAGTGATCTCGAAGAGCGGGTGGCCATCAACGGTCATACCCCGGACTTCACCGCCAATGCGCTGCTCCCGCCGGAGGGCCTGGACCTGAAAGACTACCTCGGCGGTCTGGAGCAAGGGTTGATTCAGCAGGCGCTGGATGACGCCAACGGCATTGTGGCGCGGGCGGCTGAACGGCTGCGTATTCGTCGCACGACCCTGGTGGAGAAGATGCGCAAGTACGGCATGAGTCGTCGAGATGGTGATGAACAGGCGGATGATTGA
- a CDS encoding sensor histidine kinase, with the protein MSPVPDVSGQPSSVEQASRLGLEQAFALFNQMSSQLTDSYSMLEARVTELKGELAVVSAQRMQELAEKERLANRLQNLLDLLPGGVIVIDAQGIVREANPAACELLGLPLEGELWRQVIARCFAPREDDGHEISLKDGRRLSIATRSLDAEPGQLVLLNDLTETRHLQDQLARHERLSSLGRMVASLAHQIRTPLSAALLYASHLTEQELPVATQQRFAGRLKERLHELEHQVRDMLVFARGELPLTDRVTPKMLMQSLQAAALTLVQDLPVRWQCDSHAGELLCNRDTLVGAILNLIENAIQASAGDVRLKVHLYTRDNNLRVSVSDSGSGIDTKVLARLGEPFFTTKTTGTGLGLTVVKAVARAHQGELQLRSRPGRGTCAQVILPLFAGEQPCAQGVK; encoded by the coding sequence ATGTCTCCTGTCCCTGATGTTTCGGGGCAACCGTCGTCCGTAGAGCAGGCAAGCCGGCTTGGCCTTGAGCAGGCGTTTGCGCTGTTCAACCAGATGTCGAGCCAATTGACCGATTCCTACAGCATGCTCGAAGCCCGGGTCACCGAGCTCAAGGGTGAGCTGGCGGTGGTCAGCGCCCAGCGCATGCAGGAGCTGGCGGAAAAAGAGCGTCTGGCCAACCGGCTGCAAAACCTCCTCGATCTATTGCCCGGCGGCGTCATCGTCATCGACGCCCAAGGCATCGTGCGTGAAGCCAATCCCGCTGCGTGTGAGCTGCTCGGCTTACCCCTCGAAGGCGAGTTGTGGCGCCAGGTCATTGCGCGATGCTTTGCGCCGCGCGAAGACGACGGTCACGAAATCTCCCTCAAGGACGGTCGGCGCCTGTCGATCGCTACCCGCTCGCTGGATGCCGAACCCGGTCAGTTGGTGTTGCTCAACGATCTGACTGAAACCCGTCATCTGCAAGATCAACTGGCCCGCCATGAGCGCCTGTCGTCGCTCGGTCGCATGGTCGCCTCGTTGGCCCATCAGATTCGTACGCCGTTGTCCGCCGCGTTGCTCTATGCCAGTCATTTGACTGAGCAGGAACTACCGGTCGCCACGCAGCAGCGTTTTGCCGGCCGCCTGAAAGAGCGACTGCATGAGCTGGAGCACCAGGTGCGCGACATGCTGGTGTTCGCTCGCGGTGAGCTGCCGTTGACCGATCGTGTCACTCCAAAAATGCTGATGCAGTCGCTGCAAGCGGCGGCGCTGACTCTTGTTCAGGATCTGCCGGTGCGCTGGCAATGCGACAGTCATGCCGGTGAGTTGCTGTGCAATCGCGACACGCTGGTCGGGGCGATCCTCAATCTAATCGAAAACGCCATTCAGGCCAGCGCCGGCGACGTCCGTTTGAAAGTTCATCTGTATACCCGCGACAACAACCTGCGCGTATCGGTCAGCGACAGCGGCAGTGGTATCGACACGAAGGTATTGGCACGTTTGGGCGAGCCGTTTTTCACCACCAAAACCACCGGCACCGGTCTGGGGCTGACCGTGGTCAAGGCAGTGGCCCGTGCTCATCAGGGAGAATTGCAGTTACGTTCGCGGCCGGGGCGCGGTACTTGCGCGCAGGTGATCCTGCCGCTTTTTGCGGGTGAGCAGCCCTGCGCTCAGGGAGTGAAGTGA
- a CDS encoding flagellar protein FlaG, translated as MDMSVKLNLSYPAAQQATTVADKPAEKPRAETAPAVAVKEEGKKDQTEQEKLKMAVQEIEKFVQSVKRNLEFSIDEPSGKVVVKVIASDSGEVIRQIPNEEVLKLANSLNDASSLLFSAKV; from the coding sequence ATGGATATGAGCGTCAAGCTGAACTTGTCTTATCCTGCGGCCCAGCAGGCGACGACTGTTGCCGACAAGCCTGCGGAAAAGCCTCGAGCGGAAACTGCGCCAGCGGTTGCCGTCAAGGAAGAAGGTAAAAAAGACCAGACCGAGCAGGAAAAACTGAAGATGGCCGTTCAGGAAATCGAAAAGTTCGTCCAGTCGGTCAAGCGTAACCTGGAGTTCTCGATTGACGAGCCTTCAGGCAAAGTTGTGGTCAAAGTGATTGCCAGTGACTCCGGTGAGGTGATTCGTCAAATCCCCAACGAAGAAGTCCTTAAGCTGGCGAACAGTTTGAATGATGCAAGCAGCCTGTTGTTCAGCGCAAAAGTCTGA